In Clupea harengus chromosome 1, Ch_v2.0.2, whole genome shotgun sequence, one DNA window encodes the following:
- the tnnt1 gene encoding troponin T, slow skeletal muscle gives MSDVEEEYEEQAEEEAEEPEPEEDAEEQEEDGGEQQEYSEYQDQETQEEEEERPRPKPVVPQLAPPKIPEGDRVDFDDIHRKRMEKDLLELQTLIDVHFEQRKKEEEELIGLKDRIERRRCERAELQRVRAEKERDRQTRIAEERQRKEDDEARKKADDDAKKKKVLSNMGANFGGFLAKAEQRRGKRLTGREIKRKTLCERRKPLVTDNMREDALKQRAQEMWNCIYELESDKFDYMDEMKKQKYEIIVLLNRISHAQKFKKGLGNKGKVGGRWK, from the exons ATGTCTGATGTAGAAGAAGAATATGA GGAGCAGGCAGAGG aagaggcagaggaaccagaaccagaagaGGATGCAGAGGAGCAGGAAGAAGATGGAG GTGAACAGCAAGAGTACTCAGAATATCAAG ATCAGGAGACTCAGGAGGAAG aggaagagaggcccAGACCCAA GCCCGTGGTCCCTCAGCTGGCGCCTCCAAAGATTCCTGAGGGGGATCGAGTGGACTTTGAT GATATCCATAGAAAAAGAATGGAGAAAGACCTGTTGGAGCTGCAGACTCTGATTGATGTCCACTTTGAACAgcggaagaaggaggaggaagagctcaTTGGACTGAAAGATCGGATT GAACGGCGGCGTTGTGAGCGGGCTGAACTGCAACGTGTGAGAGCCGAGAAGGAGAGGGACCGTCAAACCAGGATTGCG gAGGAACGCCAGAGAAAGGAGGATGACGAGGCCAGGAAGAAGGCTGACGATGATgcaaaaaagaagaaagttCTGTCTAACATGGGGGCTAATTTTGGTGGCTTTCTTGCAAAG GCGGAGCAGAGAAGGGGGAAACGactgacaggaagagagattaAAAGAAAGACTCTATGTGAGAGGCGCAAACCTCTGGTGACTGACAATATGAGGGAAGATGCCCTGaa GCAGCGTGCACAGGAGATGTGGAATTGCATCTACGAGCTGGAGTCTGATAAGTTTGACTATATGGATGAGATGAAGAAACAGAAATATGAG ATTATTGTCCTCCTCAACAGAATTTCTCATGCTCAGAAGTT CAAAAAGGGTCTTGGCAATAAAGGCAAAGTTGGTGGTCGCTGGAAATGA